The genome window GAGTGCCTGGTGATGCCATACCTACATACTTCAAAACTTGGTGAAGATTACCTTTTGCTGTCAAATATGGAGCATGTTCATTCCAGCGATCTAAGTATTGTACGTCCAAGATGCAATATAATGTGGAGCGAAAAGTATTCTTGGATCTGTACCGAGTCGGCAGACGGTAGTGGTATTTTATTTTTTGCAACATCTCCCTCATTGATTACTGATGTCTTAGATAGTGAATCTTTTGAATCTTTTGAAATACCTTCAAGTTGGGAAGATGGTTTGCGCTGAGTAAGGGTAGTAAATATCCGCATTGGCAGTCTTTGGTAAATTTATTTGCAGCATTCTATGCGTAGAAAGCTGATCTTGACTTGCCGAAGGGCACTTCTCGGACAAGATGCTGCATCTGTCGATCTCCAGGATCGCAATAGCACTCCCTTCCGCGCCACAACCGATCTGTCCCTACTTGGGGCACTTTCGGACCTGTTCAACATCCAGGCGAATCAGTTCGGGGATCATTGACAGTCATTCTGGTCGCTGCCCCAAGTGTTCTTCGGCGGGGTCTTCCCGCTCTGTGATGTGCCCGATGGCTACCGCGTGTCGGGTGTTGATGTCGGTGATCCTCACTGACTGGCGAGTCAAGCGAGAGTCCTGCTGGGAGATCCGCTTGTCCTGATCAGTCACCCGTGCCTATACATCCTCCACTGCCTTGTTCTGGGCGTCCATCACTTTTCCCATCACCTCCACAGCCTTCTCAGCAGCCTCCACCGCTGCTGAGCGTGCTCGCTGGACCGCAGCAATGATCCCATCAAGGTCGGTACCTATCCTGCCGATGATCGTTCCGATGATTACATGGTTGCTCTTCCGGTTTCAGAGTGCGTTGATTGCCTCCTTGAGGTGGCCCGATTGGATCAGTGACCGCAAGATGTAGTTGGCCTTGTTCCTTCAACCCCAACGCGATACCCCGCAGATGCTCCAGCTTGCCGTTGACGTTCTCTACCGGACCGTTAGACGCACCGGTGTCGAAGTAGGCCAGGATGTCCGCTCGCCGCCGCTACAACGTCTGGCCCAGCACCCGGAGTTCCCGCATTTCATTGGGGATCTTCCCGTGCAGCGCCTTGATCACCTTCGACATCCGCAGCTTCCCATCCCTGGAACAGTCCGCCTGGTGGACGGCAAGAATCTCCTGGTAGAAATGCCACGTCACCTGCACCTGCAGGTGCGCTTCACTGGTGAGCACGTCGTCGAGCTTCACCGCATTGGTCGGAGTCGTCAGTGACTTGCGAGTCAGCAGGATCCGTCTGATCCCGTACAGCGGATCCCCGGGCCGTCCGCGGTGCCCTGTCGTCTCGTTCTGGACCCGTTGCCGACATGCGGTGAGCTTATCGATGGCTAGGTGGACGACGTGAAACGGGTCCATGACCTGCCTGGCTTGGGCCAGGTGCCGTGTCGAAGCTTTCGCATGGCCGGTGAACCCGTCTATCGTCACCACACGGATCCGGTGGCGAAACGTCGCACCCCGGGCATCGAGCCAGTCGCCGAACGCATCAGCGGACCGGCCGGGCACCGTGTCCAGCAGTCGGGCCGATCCTCCTCCGTCGATCAGTGGTGGCAGGTCCACGATGACGGTGACGAACCCTGGGGACCCATCACCCCGGACCCCGGCCCACTGCTATCTATGCACTCCGAACCGCGAAGAGCCGGTTTGGGTCGATTTCTGTCCCGCCACATCCCGCAAGAATCCCGCACCAGACCCCACTCAGCACGCTCAGCACGCTCAGAACGCTCTAGGCAGTCACCTTGTGGCACTCTGACCTGCGAAGATGTGATGACCTCCTATGCGACATTGATGTGGGGGTTCAAGTCCCCCCCCCGGGCGCACAGAGGGCGCACAGAGAGCGCGGTGAGGCCCCGGCCCGGTGACGATCCCCGGCCCCGGCGTCCCGCCAAGGCTGTCTGCACGATCCTGGTGCCATCGGGACGGGGCAGACGCCATCCGGTTGTGTCGCATGGCGGGGAAAATCGACACAGCCGGATGGCGTTCGTCTCAACCTGATGGCGTGTCCCCCGCGATCGGATGGCGGGGAGACGGGTGAGACGGGTGAGACGGGGAGGTGGGGAGGCAGGGAAGCAGGGAGGTGTGGAGGCCGGGGAAGTGGGGAGGCGGGTGAGGCGGTTCGGTGGACGGGGCCTACAACACGTCCTTGATGATCCGGGCGACATGCCCGGTGGCCTTGACGTTGTACTTCGCCAGGGCGATCTTCCCCTCCTCGTCGACAAGGAACGTCGAGCGGATCACACCCTGGACGACCTTGCCGTAGTTCTTCTTCTCCCCGAAAGCACCGTAGGCGACCAGCGTCTCCTTCGACGGGTCCGAGAGCAGCGGGAAGGTGAGTGCGTGGTTCTCCCGGAAGGTCGCGAGCTTCTCGACCTTGTCAGGGGAGATGCCGAGGACGTCGACGCCGGCGTCGTTGAGCTGCGTCAGCGAATCACGGAAATCGCAGGCCTCGGTGGTGCAGCCGGGCGTGTCGGCCTTCGGGTAGAAGTAGACGACGACTTTGCGCCCCCGGTAGTCGGAGAGGGTGACGGTGGCGCCGTGGTCGTCGGAGAGGGAGAAATCTGGGGCGGTGTCGCCGACGGCGAGTCTGGTGTCAGTCATGCCGGCCAGCATACGTCCGGCACAGATGCGGGGGTTTGCCTGCGCGCCGGACGTGGCTCGTCGTACAATGGGCGACCGATACCCGTCCTTCTTGACTTCACCAGGAGATCTTCCGTGGCACGTAGCACCGACGCCATCCAGCGCGACATTGAGCGCACCCGTGACCAGCTCTCCAGCACTCTGGAAGAGCTCAGCGCCCGGGTCGCCCCCGCCGCCCTCGCCGACGAGGCCAAGGGCAAGGTGCAGTCCGTGCTCGGTGACCCGAAGGTCCAGCTGATCATCGGTGGCGTCGCTGCCGGCGTGGTGCTGCTCATCGCCGTGGGCGTGAACAGCAAGCGCAAGGAGAAGAAGCAGATCAAGGAGATCCAGCGCCTGCTCGCCAACGCGCGCTAGGGTGCGCGTCCCCCGCCACCCGGCATCCCCCGACAACCCCGGTCGGTTCCGTATGACAGCGGAACTGACCGGGGTTGTCGCTGTGGCCGTCCTCGTCGGCTGGGGATGCACCGAGGTCGGTGTCCCGGCGTCCTGGATCTTCGGCTTCCTTATCGTCGTCGGTGGCTACTCTCTGTTGCGCGACCGGACGATTTCTCCACCGTCACGGCTGATGCAGCCGGCCCAGGTGCTCATCGCCATGCTGTGCACCACCCCGTTGATGGAACTCGACGGGGAGACGGTGCGCAGTTATCTGCTGCCGACCACATGCTCAGTGCTGGTCATGCTGGTCGTCAGCGCGGTGGCAGGCCTGGTACTCGCCCGCTCCGGGCACACCGACCCGGTATCCGCGATGCTTTCCACGCTCGCCGGCGGGGCCAGTGCGATGACGCTCATGGCCCGTGAACTGCACCTCGACCTCCGTTTCGTGGTGCTCACCCAGTACCTCCGGCTGGCGCTGGTGGTGCTGACGCTCCCGTTGTTCGTCCATCTGCTCGGCGGGTCGGACGCCGTCTCCCACGGTGGTGCGGACACCTGGTGGGAGCCGGCGGTGCGTCCCGTCGCCGGGGCCGCCGCAGTCTGGGCGCTGACCTGGCTGTTCGTCCGGCTCACCCGGCGCTTGTTCAGCGTCCCGGCCCCGTACCTGCTGGTGCCGATCGCGGTGACCTGGGGGCTGTCGGCGGCCGGCGTCCCGCAGGACTGGCTCGCACCCCACGGACTGATCCTCACCGCCGCGTACGGGATCATCGGCGTGCAGGCCGGCGGTACGCTGACCATCAGTGCGCTGCGGCGGATGTCCCACGCGCTGCCGATGATCCTCACCGCGGTGACGGTCATGGTGCTGGGCACGCTCGGTGCGGCGCTGATCATCGCCGGGGTCACCGACATCAGCCGGTTGGACGCCTACCTCGCCACCGTGCCGGGCGGGATCTACGCTGTCCTCGCCTTCGCCCATGAATCCGGCAGTGCGCCGGTGGTGACCGTGGGACAGGTGCTGCGCACCCTGGTCATGATCGTGGTGGGGGCGTATCTGCCGACTCTTGTCCGGATGCTGACAGGGCGGCGACAGATGCGGGACGCCGACGACTGCTAGCGTCGGGACTGTGATCGCAACATTGTGGAATCTCTTCGTCCGGGCAGCGGGAACGGCGGTGGCGCTCTGGGTCGTCGTCAACCTCGTCGGTGGGGTGGACGTCATCACCCCGGCGTCCCCGCTGGTCGGCGACGGCTCCAAGGACCGGATCCTGGTCTATCTGCTCTCCGCGCTGGTGATCGTGCTGCTGAATATGACGGTCCGGCCGGTGCTGCACCTCATCGGGCTGCCGGTGAGCATCCTCACACTGGGTCTGTTCGCCCTGGTGATCAACGGGGCGGTCTTCGCACTGGCGGCGGTGGTGACCGAGAGCATCGGCATGGGGTTGACGGTGTCGACATTCGAGGCGGCGTTCTGGGGAGCGATCATCATGGCCGTGGTGAACTGGCTGACCGGTCCACTGGTCGGGATGTTGCAGACCCGGTAGCGGCGGTCTGCTGCGGGTCCCCGCGCCCATACGAAAACCCCCGGTCAGGTGATTCTGCCCGGGGGTGGTGTGGTGCGTCATCAGGGACTCGAACCCCGAACCCGCTGATTAAGAGTCAGCTGCTCTGCCAATTGAGCTAATGACGCAGGTGTGCTGTGCAGGCTGGCCTGCGCTGTGCAACGGGAATGAACTATAGGGCACCGGCGGCGCCAGGGGCAAATGCGCTGGCGGCAATCGCACGCAGGATCACAATCGGATCACAATCGGATCACAATTCCATGGAGGGGCCGATTCAAGTTCGCAGTGCCAGAAACAGTGGCTAAGGTAGGCGGGAGCGACGGGCAGGATTGATCCGCACCACGCCGACTGATCCGTTGACCACACGACGAAAGAGATGTTTGACTCCCATGCAGTACCCTCAAGGCCGTTCGCTGCGGTCCATCTTCGCGTTCACCGGTGCAGTGGCACTTCTGACCACCTCTGCCTGCACCATCGACGATGACGACGCCACGGACAATGCCGCGTCCTCGACCGGTACCGAGATCACCAGTGAGCTCGCCGCCAACGTCAAGGACAACGCCACCGGTGTGAAGGTCGACAAGCCGATCACCGTCACCGACGAGGACGGGATCGACTCGGTGTCCCTCACCGACAGTGTCGGTACCGAGATCGAGGGAGAGTTCAACGAGGACAAGACCGAGTGGACCTCCTCCGACGTGCTCGACTACTCCAGCAGTTACACGCTCGCGGCGACGTCGGGGACGGAGAAGCTGAACCAGACATTCACCAGCTTCAGCCCGGACATCCTCACCGACGGTTCCCTTGCACCGCTGGACGGTGCCACCGTCGGTGTCGGTCAGACCATCGCCCTGCGGTTCGACGAGATCCCCACCGACCGTGAGGCCATCGAAGACGCCATCACGATCACCACCGAGCCGGAGGTCGAGGGAGCGTTCTACTGGATCACCTCCCAAGAGGTGCGCTGGCGTCCGGAGAACTACTGGGCCCCGGGTACCAAGGTCACTGTCACGGCGGATCTCTACGGCAAGGATCTCGGCGACGGGATGTACGGCCAGCAGAACCGCGAGGCGGAATTCACCATCGGTGATGACGTGCGGCTCGTCTCCGACGACAACACCAAGCAGGTCGTCGTGACGAAGAACGGCGAGGTCATCCGCACCATGCCGACCTCGATGGGCATGCCGGGCTACGAGACCCCGGTCGGCGTCTACACCATCGGTGACCAGTACGAGTCGCTGATGATGGACTCGACCACCTACGGTCTCTCCCTCGATGCTGGCGGATACCAGACCCAGGTCGCCTACGCCACGCAGATGTCGTACTCCGGTATCTACCTGCACGCTGCCCCGTGGTCGGTCTGGGCGCAGGGGAGTAGCGACACCTCCCACGGCTGCCTGAACCTGTCGGTGGCGGACGCCCAGTGGGTGTACAACAACATCAACCGCGGTGACATCGTCACCGTGAAGAACACCGGCGGGGAGACCCTCAACGGTTCCGACGGTCTCGGCGACTGGAACATCCCGTGGTCGACCTGGTCGGCCGGTAACGCCGAGGGCTAGGTTCGACCGGCCGGAGTATCCGGCACCAACCGGCACCAACCGGCACCAACCGGCACCGACGACGACCCCCGACGCGATCAGGCGTCGGGGGTCGTTGACGGTTGCAGGTGGAACGTGCGGTTGACGTGGAACAGGCGGGGGAGGGTTCCGTCGAGCATCTCGGGGGACGCGGTGACCTCGTCAACCTCCGCGGCGACGAGGGTGGCCGACCCGACCTCGACGGAGCCGACGGGATGGACGCGGAGAACAGCAGGTGCGCCGATCAGCAGCGGTTCACCGGTGGGGGCGGTGGTCCACCCCTGGTCGTCGGTGAAATGGTCACCGTCGAGGTCGGCGAACTGTCGGGCGGTCTCCCTCTGCCCCTCGCTGAGGAAGTGGACGAGAATGCTCTCCGCCCGCAGGAGCGCACCGGGACGTCCGGTGCGCTTGGACAGGGAGAAGGAGACCGCCAGTGGGTCGATCGACAGGGACGCCAGGCTGGAGGCGATGAGCCCCACGGGTCGCTCGTCGACGGTGGCAGTGAGGAGGACAACCCCGGTGGGATGGTGCCGGAAAACGGTGCGGAAGTCCTCACGCTGCGAAGTCATGGCAGCCAGGGTACCCTTCACCCAAGCAGCTGTCTGATGAAACGTCAGTAACGGAGAGTGAACACATATGGCGTGGGTCGTACTGGTGGTTTCAGGTCTTTTCGAAGCGGTCTGGGCCACCGCCCTGGGCCGGATCGACGGGTGGTCGCGTATCACACCGATCGTCGTATTCATCGCCGGTCTGACCGCCTCCATGGCTGGTCTCGCCTGGGCGATGAGGACGCTGCCGACCGGCACGTCCTACGCGGTGTGGGTCGCCATCGGTGCGGTGGCGACTGTCGGGGTCGCCGCTGTCCTCGGTGACGAGAATCTGTCGGTCGCCAAGGTGGTGTTCCTCGTCATCATCATCGGCGGGGTGATCGGACTCAAGACAGTCAGCTGATCCCTGACTGAGCCAATCCTCGACCCAGCTGATCCCTACCTCAGTCGAGTCCCCACGCCTCCGCGAGGATCGACATCGCCGCCAACGATTCGGCCGTCGTCGGGGACTGGAGGGAGATCATCAGCTCGTCGGCGTCGGCGTGATGGGCGAAGCCTTCCAGGTACTCGACGACCTCCGGGCCGGTCCCGACCGCGTGGTAGCGCAGCATGGACAGGACCATTTCCGCCGCCGGGGAGGACATCAGCAGGTCGAGGTCCTCCTCGCCGACTTCGCGTCCTCGTAGCGCCATGGCCTCGACCCGGCGACGGCGGACGATCTCGTTCTGCCGGGCGGCGTCCGCCTCGGTCGCTGCGGCGGTGACATTCACCGCGGCGATGACATATGGCTCCTGGCAGACCTCGGAGGGTTCGAACTGCTCCCGGTAGGCCTTCACCGCGGGGACGAGGGAATCCGGCGCGAAGTGCGAGGCGAAGGAGTACGGCAGGCCCAGTCGTGCGGCGAGGGCGGCGCCGAACATCGAGGAGCCGAGCATGTACAGGGGGACGTTCGTGTCCGCCCCCGGGACCGCTTGTACACCCTGGATGCGGGAGCGCCCGGTCAGATACCCCTGGAGTTCCAGGACGTCCTGCGGGAAGTGCTCCGCATTCTGCGGGGAGCGGCGCAGGGCGGCGACGGTGCGGGCGTCCGTCCCCGGGGCACGGCCCAGGCCCAGGTCGATCCGGTCCGGGTACAGCTCTGCCAGCGTCCCGAATTCCTCGGCGACAACCAGCGGGGCATGGTTGGGCAGCATCACGCCACCGGCCCCCAGCCGGATCTTCTCCGTCTTCGCGGCCACGTGGGCGATGAGCACCGCCGGGGAGGAGGACGCGATGGAAGGCATGTTGTGGTGTTCGGAATACCAGATACGGGTGTATCCGAGCTGGTCAGCCTGTTGCGCGAGTTCCACGGACCGTAGAAAGGCATCCCGCGGCGTCTCGCCCTTGTAGACGGTGGCGAAGTCGAGCAGGGACAGGGGAACGTGGCGTTCAGGCGTGCTCATACCCTCAGAACCTACCCCTGTCGAAGGTCACTTGCCGAGGTTGCGGACCTTCACCGAGACGATGATGAGCGCGATGCCGAACATCATCGCGGCGACGCCGGCCATCCAGGCGAGACTGACGACATTGCTCACCGGGTTGGTGATCGCGAAGACGCCGAGGACCACGCCGAGGACGATATCGAGGAGTCCCACCGCGATGGTCCACCCGGAGCGTTCCTGGACCGGTGCGCTGAGCTGGGCCACGCCGGACAGGACCATACCGATGGCCAGGAACCCGAGGATGAAGAAGGCGCTGACCACGGCGAAGGAGACCGGGAAGAGGATGATCGCGATACCGGCGAGGATCTGGATGATGCCCTCAGTCATCGTCCAGCCCCACGGGGCGTTCTGCTTCCTGAGCTGGAGGGAGAGGGCGGCGGCGACGCCACCGTCGAGGACCATCCAGACGCCGACGATGATGCCGAAGACGGTCGCCGAGCCGAAGGGGGAGATCAGCAGCAGGAGGCCGATGAGGACGGCGAGGATGCCTCGCCAGAGGAGGAACCGGAAACCGCGCTGCTGCAGTGTCTGCAGCAGGTCATTGGTGGGTGAACTCATATCTCCCAGACTACCTTGGCGGCGGCCGGAAACAGCTGGCCAGTGGCCCGACTCGGTGCCCCTGGTAGACCAGGATCCGCCGGTACCGCGATGGTGCGTCGCGATGATCGCCCGACGGCCCTCGGTCTTCCGCGGCACCGTGGGCGACAACCTCCGTGCCGCCGATGCGGTCCGTGGTGCCGAGAGGCATCGTCGACCTGCCGGGGTGGTCATCGACAAAGCAGTCACCAGACTTGTACACTGTCATGCAACACGGCATAATAATAGTAAACACCGGCGAGTCTGTCGGTGGTCGAGCCGGAGAGTGGCCCGCGTCTCCGTCGCCGAAACAGTGCGATTTTCGACACATGGCCACGGTGTAAGCTATTCTCTGAGCGATCTAGTTATCAATTCAGACCCGTTGTCCCGGGATGCATTATTGCATCGACAAAAGAATATGGCGCTTATCTCCAGGTTCCACCGATTTCGACGAATCGGTGTCTGGGTGGGATAGCCGCTAATATTCTCGACGTCAAGGACCGCCCACAGTGACGCAGTGCGGTTCACGGATCGACCCACAGACTCAGCAGTGCTGTAGACGAGCCCAGCAGGAGGAGACCAGACAATGTCCACCACACCCCCGACCCCGGGCGTGCCGGGGCAGCCTGACAGTGACGCGACGTCGTCCCAGGCGGCCAATGCTCCGATCAAGCTGACCGCTCCCGGTGCTCCGGGTGCCCCCGGTGTCCCTGCGGCTCCGGCTGCTCCTGCCGCTGCTGCTACTGCGGCTCCGGCTGCCCCGGCCGCTGCGGCTCCGGCTGCTCCTGCCGCTGCGGCTCCGGCTGCTCCTGCCGCCGCTGCTCCGGCGGCCCCTGCTGCGCCGTCCGGTCCGATCAAGCTGACCGCCTCGGCCCCGGGTGCTCCGGGCGCCCCCGGTGCACCGGCAGCGCCTGCTGCTTCGGCCGCCCCTGCGGCGCCGGCCGCTGCCGCTCCGGCGGCTCCCGCTGCTCCGGGTGCTCCGATCAACCTCACCGGTGGCGGAGCCCCGGCTGCCCCGGGTGCTCCGGCTGCCCCCGGCGCTCCGGCTGCCCCCGGCGCCCCGGCCGCGCCGGT of Corynebacterium terpenotabidum Y-11 contains these proteins:
- a CDS encoding DMT family transporter: MAWVVLVVSGLFEAVWATALGRIDGWSRITPIVVFIAGLTASMAGLAWAMRTLPTGTSYAVWVAIGAVATVGVAAVLGDENLSVAKVVFLVIIIGGVIGLKTVS
- a CDS encoding flavin reductase family protein codes for the protein MTSQREDFRTVFRHHPTGVVLLTATVDERPVGLIASSLASLSIDPLAVSFSLSKRTGRPGALLRAESILVHFLSEGQRETARQFADLDGDHFTDDQGWTTAPTGEPLLIGAPAVLRVHPVGSVEVGSATLVAAEVDEVTASPEMLDGTLPRLFHVNRTFHLQPSTTPDA
- a CDS encoding LLM class flavin-dependent oxidoreductase, whose protein sequence is MSTPERHVPLSLLDFATVYKGETPRDAFLRSVELAQQADQLGYTRIWYSEHHNMPSIASSSPAVLIAHVAAKTEKIRLGAGGVMLPNHAPLVVAEEFGTLAELYPDRIDLGLGRAPGTDARTVAALRRSPQNAEHFPQDVLELQGYLTGRSRIQGVQAVPGADTNVPLYMLGSSMFGAALAARLGLPYSFASHFAPDSLVPAVKAYREQFEPSEVCQEPYVIAAVNVTAAATEADAARQNEIVRRRRVEAMALRGREVGEEDLDLLMSSPAAEMVLSMLRYHAVGTGPEVVEYLEGFAHHADADELMISLQSPTTAESLAAMSILAEAWGLD
- a CDS encoding HdeD family acid-resistance protein, coding for MSSPTNDLLQTLQQRGFRFLLWRGILAVLIGLLLLISPFGSATVFGIIVGVWMVLDGGVAAALSLQLRKQNAPWGWTMTEGIIQILAGIAIILFPVSFAVVSAFFILGFLAIGMVLSGVAQLSAPVQERSGWTIAVGLLDIVLGVVLGVFAITNPVSNVVSLAWMAGVAAMMFGIALIIVSVKVRNLGK
- a CDS encoding phage holin family protein, with translation MIATLWNLFVRAAGTAVALWVVVNLVGGVDVITPASPLVGDGSKDRILVYLLSALVIVLLNMTVRPVLHLIGLPVSILTLGLFALVINGAVFALAAVVTESIGMGLTVSTFEAAFWGAIIMAVVNWLTGPLVGMLQTR
- a CDS encoding DUF3618 domain-containing protein, with product MARSTDAIQRDIERTRDQLSSTLEELSARVAPAALADEAKGKVQSVLGDPKVQLIIGGVAAGVVLLIAVGVNSKRKEKKQIKEIQRLLANAR
- a CDS encoding AbrB family transcriptional regulator — encoded protein: MTAELTGVVAVAVLVGWGCTEVGVPASWIFGFLIVVGGYSLLRDRTISPPSRLMQPAQVLIAMLCTTPLMELDGETVRSYLLPTTCSVLVMLVVSAVAGLVLARSGHTDPVSAMLSTLAGGASAMTLMARELHLDLRFVVLTQYLRLALVVLTLPLFVHLLGGSDAVSHGGADTWWEPAVRPVAGAAAVWALTWLFVRLTRRLFSVPAPYLLVPIAVTWGLSAAGVPQDWLAPHGLILTAAYGIIGVQAGGTLTISALRRMSHALPMILTAVTVMVLGTLGAALIIAGVTDISRLDAYLATVPGGIYAVLAFAHESGSAPVVTVGQVLRTLVMIVVGAYLPTLVRMLTGRRQMRDADDC
- a CDS encoding L,D-transpeptidase, yielding MQYPQGRSLRSIFAFTGAVALLTTSACTIDDDDATDNAASSTGTEITSELAANVKDNATGVKVDKPITVTDEDGIDSVSLTDSVGTEIEGEFNEDKTEWTSSDVLDYSSSYTLAATSGTEKLNQTFTSFSPDILTDGSLAPLDGATVGVGQTIALRFDEIPTDREAIEDAITITTEPEVEGAFYWITSQEVRWRPENYWAPGTKVTVTADLYGKDLGDGMYGQQNREAEFTIGDDVRLVSDDNTKQVVVTKNGEVIRTMPTSMGMPGYETPVGVYTIGDQYESLMMDSTTYGLSLDAGGYQTQVAYATQMSYSGIYLHAAPWSVWAQGSSDTSHGCLNLSVADAQWVYNNINRGDIVTVKNTGGETLNGSDGLGDWNIPWSTWSAGNAEG
- the bcp gene encoding thioredoxin-dependent thiol peroxidase gives rise to the protein MTDTRLAVGDTAPDFSLSDDHGATVTLSDYRGRKVVVYFYPKADTPGCTTEACDFRDSLTQLNDAGVDVLGISPDKVEKLATFRENHALTFPLLSDPSKETLVAYGAFGEKKNYGKVVQGVIRSTFLVDEEGKIALAKYNVKATGHVARIIKDVL